One region of Paracoccus sp. SMMA_5_TC genomic DNA includes:
- the bhcC gene encoding 3-hydroxy-D-aspartate aldolase BhcC gives MNAKTDFAGYEVGYDIPALPGMDEKDIQTPCLILDLDALERNIKKMGDYARAHGMRHRSHGKMHKSVDVQKLQESLGGAVGVCCQKVSEAEVFARGGIKDVLVTNEVRDPAKIDRLARLPKTGATVTVCVDDLANIAELSAAAVKHGTELGIFVEIDCGAGRCGVKTADAVVEIAQAAAAAPNLTFKGIQAYQGAMQHMDSYADRKAKLDAAIAQVKEAVDALEAVGLKPEFVSGGGTGSYYFESASGVYNELQCGSYAFMDADYGRILDQDGKRIDQGEWENALFILTSVMSHAKPHLAVVDAGLKAQSVDSGLPFVYGRDDVKYIKCSDEHGVVEDPNGVLKVNDKLRLVPGHCDPTCNVHDWYVGVRGGKVETVWPVSARGKAY, from the coding sequence ATGAACGCGAAGACGGATTTTGCCGGCTACGAGGTCGGCTATGACATCCCCGCCCTGCCGGGCATGGATGAAAAGGATATCCAGACGCCCTGCCTGATCCTCGACCTGGACGCGCTGGAACGCAACATCAAGAAGATGGGCGACTACGCCAGGGCGCACGGGATGCGCCACCGCAGCCACGGCAAGATGCACAAGTCGGTCGACGTGCAGAAGCTGCAGGAAAGCCTGGGCGGCGCCGTCGGCGTCTGCTGCCAGAAGGTCAGCGAGGCCGAGGTCTTTGCCCGCGGCGGCATCAAGGACGTGCTGGTCACCAACGAGGTGCGCGACCCGGCCAAGATCGACCGCCTGGCCCGCCTGCCCAAGACCGGCGCCACGGTGACGGTCTGCGTCGATGACCTGGCCAATATCGCCGAACTCTCGGCCGCCGCGGTCAAGCACGGCACCGAGCTGGGCATCTTCGTCGAGATCGATTGCGGCGCCGGGCGCTGCGGGGTCAAGACCGCCGATGCCGTGGTCGAGATCGCCCAGGCCGCCGCGGCCGCGCCGAACCTGACCTTCAAGGGCATCCAGGCCTATCAGGGCGCGATGCAGCACATGGACAGCTATGCCGACCGCAAGGCCAAGCTGGACGCCGCCATCGCCCAGGTCAAGGAAGCCGTGGACGCGCTGGAGGCGGTGGGGCTGAAGCCCGAATTCGTCTCGGGCGGCGGCACCGGTTCCTATTACTTCGAATCGGCCTCGGGGGTCTACAACGAGCTGCAGTGCGGTTCCTATGCCTTCATGGATGCCGATTACGGCCGCATCCTGGACCAGGACGGCAAGCGCATCGACCAGGGCGAATGGGAAAACGCGCTGTTCATCCTGACCTCGGTCATGTCGCATGCCAAGCCGCATCTGGCGGTGGTCGATGCCGGTCTGAAGGCGCAGTCGGTCGACAGCGGCCTGCCCTTCGTCTACGGCCGCGACGATGTGAAATACATCAAGTGCAGCGACGAACACGGCGTGGTCGAGGATCCGAACGGCGTGCTGAAGGTCAATGACAAGCTGCGGCTGGTGCCGGGCCATTGCGACCCGACCTGCAACGTCCATGACTGGTATGTGGGCGTGCGCGGCGGCAAGGTCGAGACCGTCTGGCCGGTGTCGGCGCGCGGGAAAGCCTACTGA
- the bhcB gene encoding beta-hydroxyaspartate dehydratase BhcB — protein MSDAMYIPTYEDMLAAHERIKPHIRRTPVRVSDYLNDLAGAQLFFKCENFQEPGAFKVRGATNAVFGLDEAQAAKGVATHSSGNHASCLSYAAMRRGIPCNVVMPRTAPQAKKDTVRRYGGVITECEPSTSSREATFAEVQARTGGDFVHPYNDPRVIAGQGTCAREFMEQTDGLDMVVAPIGGGGMISGTCLTLATLAPETRVIAAEPEQADDAYRSFKAGHIIADDAPRTIADGLLVPLKDLTWHFVSNHVSEIYTASEQEIIDAMKLAWKHLRVVLEPSSAVPLATILKNPEAFAGKRVGVIVTGGNVDLDKLPWN, from the coding sequence ATGTCGGACGCCATGTATATCCCCACCTACGAGGACATGCTGGCCGCGCATGAGCGCATCAAGCCGCATATCCGCCGCACGCCGGTGCGGGTCTCGGACTATCTGAACGATCTGGCCGGGGCGCAGCTGTTCTTCAAATGCGAGAACTTCCAGGAGCCGGGGGCCTTCAAGGTCCGCGGCGCCACCAATGCGGTCTTCGGCCTGGACGAGGCGCAGGCCGCCAAGGGCGTGGCCACCCATTCCTCGGGCAACCATGCCTCGTGCCTGAGCTATGCGGCCATGCGCCGCGGCATCCCCTGCAACGTGGTGATGCCGCGCACCGCGCCGCAGGCGAAAAAGGACACCGTGCGCCGCTATGGCGGGGTCATCACCGAATGCGAGCCCTCGACCAGCTCGCGCGAGGCGACCTTTGCCGAGGTGCAGGCCCGCACCGGCGGCGACTTCGTGCATCCCTACAACGACCCGCGGGTGATCGCGGGCCAGGGCACCTGCGCGCGCGAGTTCATGGAACAGACCGATGGGCTCGACATGGTGGTGGCGCCGATCGGCGGCGGCGGCATGATCTCGGGCACCTGCCTGACGCTGGCGACGCTGGCGCCCGAAACCAGGGTCATCGCGGCCGAACCCGAACAGGCCGATGACGCCTATCGCAGCTTCAAGGCCGGCCACATCATCGCCGACGACGCACCCAGGACCATCGCCGACGGGCTGCTGGTGCCGCTCAAGGATCTGACCTGGCACTTCGTGTCGAACCATGTCTCGGAAATCTACACCGCCTCGGAGCAGGAAATCATCGACGCGATGAAGCTGGCCTGGAAGCATCTGCGCGTGGTTCTGGAACCTTCCAGCGCCGTGCCGCTGGCCACCATCCTGAAAAACCCCGAAGCCTTCGCCGGCAAGCGCGTCGGCGTCATCGTCACCGGCGGCAATGTCGATCTCGACAAGCTGCCCTGGAACTGA
- the bhcA gene encoding L-aspartate--glyoxylate aminotransferase BhcA, producing the protein MTSQNPIFIPGPTNIPEEMRKAVDIPTIDHRSPVFGRMLHPALEGVKKVLKTERAQVFVFPSTGTGGWETAITNTLSPGDKVLAARNGMFSHRWIDMCQRHRLDVTFVETPWGEGVPADRFEEILTADKGHEIKVVLATHNETATGVKSDIAAVRRALDAAGHPALLYVDGVSSIGSMDFRMDEWGVDIAVTGSQKGFMLPPGLAIVGFSPKAMEQVESATLPRTFFDIRDMASGYARNGYPYTPPVGLINGLNAACERLLSEGLENVFARHHRIAGGVRAAVEAWGLKLCALRPELYSDSVSAIRVPEGFDANRIVAHALETYDMAFGTGLGEVAGKVFRIGHLGSLTDAMALSGIATAEMVMADLGLPVRLGSGVAAAQEHYRQSTATAQRKAA; encoded by the coding sequence ATGACCAGTCAGAACCCGATCTTCATTCCCGGCCCGACCAACATCCCCGAGGAGATGCGCAAGGCCGTCGACATTCCGACGATCGACCATCGCTCGCCGGTGTTCGGGCGCATGCTGCATCCGGCGCTGGAAGGCGTCAAGAAAGTGCTCAAGACCGAGCGCGCGCAGGTGTTCGTGTTCCCCTCGACCGGGACCGGCGGCTGGGAGACCGCGATCACCAACACGCTGTCGCCGGGCGACAAGGTGCTGGCGGCGCGCAATGGCATGTTCAGCCACCGCTGGATCGACATGTGCCAGCGCCACCGCCTGGATGTGACCTTCGTCGAGACGCCCTGGGGCGAAGGCGTTCCCGCCGACCGTTTCGAGGAGATCCTGACCGCCGACAAGGGCCACGAGATCAAGGTGGTTCTGGCCACGCATAACGAGACCGCGACCGGCGTCAAATCCGACATCGCCGCCGTGCGCCGCGCGCTGGACGCGGCCGGGCACCCGGCGCTGCTTTATGTCGATGGCGTCAGCTCGATCGGGTCGATGGACTTCCGCATGGACGAATGGGGCGTCGACATCGCCGTCACCGGTTCGCAAAAGGGCTTCATGCTGCCCCCGGGCCTGGCCATCGTCGGCTTCTCGCCCAAGGCCATGGAGCAGGTCGAAAGCGCGACACTGCCGCGCACCTTCTTCGACATCCGCGACATGGCCAGCGGCTATGCCCGCAACGGCTATCCCTATACGCCGCCGGTCGGGCTGATCAACGGGCTGAACGCGGCCTGCGAGCGGCTGCTGAGCGAGGGGCTGGAGAATGTCTTTGCCCGCCACCACCGCATCGCCGGCGGCGTGCGCGCCGCGGTCGAGGCCTGGGGCCTGAAGCTGTGTGCGCTGCGCCCCGAGCTTTATTCCGACAGCGTCAGCGCCATCCGCGTGCCCGAGGGGTTCGACGCCAACCGCATTGTCGCCCATGCGCTGGAAACCTATGACATGGCCTTTGGCACCGGCCTGGGCGAGGTCGCGGGCAAGGTGTTCCGCATCGGCCACCTGGGCAGCCTGACCGATGCCATGGCGCTGTCGGGCATCGCCACCGCCGAGATGGTGATGGCCGATCTGGGCCTGCCGGTGCGGCTGGGGTCGGGCGTTGCCGCCGCCCAGGAACATTACCGCCAGTCCACCGCCACCGCGCAACGGAAAGCCGCCTGA
- the bhcR gene encoding HTH-type transcriptional regulator BhcR, producing the protein MSAETRKRGRPRGRVSTIGNEDTGGIRALDRALDILDLIAGANGLTLTEIAQRLEMAPSTVHRVLVTLATRGVTESDPLTQAWHIGPTAFRHGSAFMRRSGLVERARPVLRRLMEVTGETANLGILNGDAVLFLSQAETHETIRAFFPPGTRSALHASGIGKALLAHANPTALKRMIAEMKLERFTEMTLVDPQALMQDLAEIRARGYSLDNEERTPGMRCIAAPIFDLAGEAAAGISVSGPTLRMHDARLVAIADAVIDAAKELSFGMAPDSAWHE; encoded by the coding sequence ATGTCAGCTGAAACCAGAAAGCGAGGCCGGCCGCGCGGTCGTGTCAGCACTATCGGAAACGAGGATACCGGCGGCATTCGGGCGCTGGACCGGGCGTTGGACATCCTCGATCTGATTGCGGGCGCCAACGGCCTGACCCTGACCGAAATTGCCCAACGGCTGGAAATGGCTCCCTCGACCGTGCACAGGGTGCTGGTCACGCTGGCGACGCGCGGCGTGACAGAAAGCGATCCGCTGACCCAGGCATGGCATATCGGCCCAACCGCCTTTCGCCATGGGTCCGCCTTCATGCGGCGTTCGGGCCTAGTCGAACGTGCCCGACCGGTCTTGCGCCGGCTGATGGAGGTGACGGGGGAAACCGCAAATCTGGGCATACTGAACGGCGACGCGGTCCTGTTCCTGAGCCAGGCCGAAACCCATGAAACGATTCGCGCCTTTTTCCCGCCGGGAACGCGGTCGGCCCTGCACGCTTCGGGGATCGGCAAGGCGCTGCTGGCACATGCCAATCCGACGGCGCTGAAGCGCATGATTGCCGAAATGAAACTGGAACGGTTTACCGAGATGACATTGGTCGATCCCCAGGCCCTCATGCAGGATCTGGCCGAGATCAGGGCGCGCGGCTATTCGCTGGACAACGAGGAACGAACCCCCGGCATGCGCTGCATCGCGGCGCCGATCTTCGATCTTGCGGGCGAGGCAGCCGCAGGGATATCCGTCTCGGGGCCGACATTGCGGATGCATGATGCGCGGCTGGTCGCTATCGCGGATGCGGTCATCGATGCGGCAAAAGAGCTGTCCTTTGGCATGGCGCCGGATTCCGCCTGGCATGAATAG
- a CDS encoding DUF6345 domain-containing protein, with protein MQDLTLCRADSPDADMAQDWPEGLPLIEGEPISGIAGASSLQSYRAAGPLHAAHADAGAFLDGLDAHASADFWRQDANVRAWIYDRIAPAERIASDMDSVRLFYHAGHGRMTGEGEFIVPLGGQGPVPDASIASHRMRLGGKSLRYLFWAASESVAVSGGRDPRHAWSTAIDGLRMMFGLDGTAWDSPGYGAGFWRHLGLGKSFSQAWLDGAAEVAAAQTPAVLACGDTPEAARDALFHERRFHAGRARAEWWAWRWLQPMASELRAPAPVPSATAMPALRLRPARQDLALIRQVMQRLDIAPGALSAEGTLHLRRDDLRLQRQADGRILLEMLRPPRPSVAGMGLKRRALVAQARAALRSFGFLPGEHALLFDGIHLSLSACGRRYDSCTPAQPQLDEIVVSFRQAVEGVAFLAEDAGWLRVVLRPDGRLVRIECKLRGVASRLDGHGREARVAPEPDQAVNMMLAQQTAMLMRELAARGAAPLRQKVLPGSTQIGYGLRANTARPIARQAVEVECARGFRKRYWIQSDLGD; from the coding sequence ATGCAAGACCTGACCCTGTGCCGTGCCGACAGTCCCGATGCGGACATGGCGCAAGACTGGCCCGAAGGGCTGCCCCTGATCGAAGGCGAGCCGATCTCGGGCATCGCCGGTGCCAGCAGCTTGCAATCCTATCGCGCAGCGGGTCCGCTGCATGCAGCCCACGCCGATGCCGGCGCTTTTCTTGACGGTCTTGACGCCCATGCATCGGCAGATTTCTGGCGTCAGGATGCCAATGTCCGCGCCTGGATCTACGACCGGATCGCCCCAGCCGAGCGCATAGCTTCCGACATGGACTCGGTGCGCCTGTTCTATCATGCCGGTCATGGGCGCATGACAGGCGAAGGCGAGTTCATCGTGCCTTTGGGCGGGCAAGGACCGGTGCCCGATGCCAGCATCGCATCGCATCGGATGCGGCTGGGAGGGAAATCGCTGCGCTATCTGTTCTGGGCGGCCAGCGAATCGGTTGCGGTCAGCGGTGGGCGCGATCCGCGCCACGCGTGGTCCACCGCAATCGACGGGTTGCGGATGATGTTCGGTCTTGACGGCACCGCATGGGACAGTCCCGGCTATGGCGCCGGCTTCTGGCGCCATCTGGGCCTTGGGAAATCGTTTTCGCAGGCGTGGTTGGACGGCGCGGCCGAAGTCGCGGCGGCACAGACACCGGCCGTTCTTGCCTGCGGCGACACGCCTGAAGCAGCGCGCGACGCCCTGTTTCACGAAAGGCGCTTTCACGCCGGACGCGCGCGCGCAGAATGGTGGGCCTGGCGCTGGCTGCAACCGATGGCCAGCGAATTGCGCGCCCCGGCCCCAGTGCCATCCGCGACCGCAATGCCGGCGCTGCGGCTGCGGCCAGCCAGACAGGATCTGGCATTGATCCGGCAGGTCATGCAGCGGCTGGATATCGCGCCGGGCGCCTTGTCCGCAGAGGGCACCTTGCATCTGCGCCGCGACGATCTGCGCCTGCAGCGCCAGGCCGATGGGCGCATCCTGCTGGAAATGCTGCGCCCGCCCCGTCCCAGCGTCGCGGGTATGGGGCTCAAGCGTCGGGCACTGGTCGCGCAGGCGCGCGCGGCGCTGCGCAGTTTCGGTTTCCTGCCGGGAGAACACGCCCTGCTGTTCGATGGGATTCATCTCTCCCTGTCGGCCTGCGGGCGCCGCTATGACAGCTGCACCCCCGCGCAGCCGCAACTTGATGAAATCGTTGTCAGCTTTCGGCAGGCGGTCGAAGGGGTGGCCTTTTTGGCCGAGGATGCCGGCTGGTTGCGCGTGGTGCTGCGTCCTGACGGTCGGCTTGTCCGCATCGAATGCAAGTTGCGGGGCGTTGCCAGCCGCCTGGACGGACATGGCCGTGAGGCGCGGGTCGCACCTGAACCTGATCAGGCCGTCAACATGATGCTGGCGCAGCAGACGGCGATGCTGATGCGCGAACTGGCCGCCCGAGGCGCAGCGCCGCTGCGGCAGAAGGTTCTGCCCGGCTCGACCCAGATCGGTTACGGGCTGCGCGCCAATACCGCCCGCCCGATCGCGCGCCAGGCCGTCGAGGTGGAATGTGCCCGCGGCTTTCGCAAGAGATACTGGATCCAGTCTGACCTGGGTGACTGA
- the purM gene encoding phosphoribosylformylglycinamidine cyclo-ligase, giving the protein MTERNSGLSYAQAGVDIDAGNALVERIKPAAAATQRKGVMDGLGGFGALFDPRAAGFADPILVAATDGVGTKLRIGIDTGELDGLGIDLVAMCVNDLVCQGAEPLFFLDYFATGKLSVDEAARVINSIAEGCRRSGCALIGGETAEMPGMYARGDFDLAGFAVGAMERGAALPAGVSDGDVLLGLGSDGVHSNGFSLVRKVAEHAGLDWDSPAPFATGTLGQALLVPTRLYVRPVLAAIRAGGVHAAAHITGGGITENLPRVLPPGLGAEVDLDSFNLPPVFDWLAEAGGIAEAEMLKTFNSGIGMILVVAADRAEALAGLLSAQGERVHRLGHVVPGQGVRYSGKLR; this is encoded by the coding sequence ATGACCGAGCGCAACAGCGGCCTTTCCTATGCCCAGGCCGGGGTGGATATCGACGCCGGCAATGCGCTGGTTGAACGCATCAAGCCGGCGGCGGCAGCCACGCAGCGCAAGGGGGTCATGGACGGTCTGGGCGGGTTCGGCGCCCTGTTCGACCCGCGCGCGGCCGGATTTGCCGATCCGATCCTGGTCGCCGCGACCGATGGTGTCGGCACCAAGCTGCGTATCGGCATCGACACCGGCGAGCTGGACGGTCTGGGCATCGACCTGGTGGCCATGTGCGTCAACGACCTGGTGTGCCAGGGGGCAGAGCCTCTGTTCTTCCTGGATTATTTCGCCACCGGCAAGCTGTCGGTGGACGAGGCGGCGCGCGTCATCAATAGCATCGCCGAAGGTTGCCGGCGGTCGGGTTGCGCGCTGATCGGCGGGGAAACCGCCGAAATGCCCGGCATGTATGCCCGTGGCGACTTCGACCTGGCGGGCTTTGCCGTCGGTGCCATGGAACGGGGCGCCGCCTTGCCCGCCGGGGTGAGCGATGGCGATGTGCTGCTGGGGCTGGGCTCGGATGGGGTGCATTCCAACGGCTTTTCGCTGGTGCGGAAGGTGGCCGAACATGCCGGTCTGGACTGGGATTCGCCGGCGCCCTTTGCCACCGGCACCCTGGGGCAGGCGCTGCTGGTGCCGACGCGACTATATGTGCGGCCGGTGCTGGCGGCGATCCGCGCCGGCGGCGTGCATGCCGCAGCCCATATCACGGGCGGCGGCATCACCGAAAACCTGCCGCGCGTGCTGCCCCCGGGACTGGGCGCCGAGGTCGATCTGGACAGCTTCAACCTGCCGCCGGTGTTCGACTGGCTGGCCGAGGCCGGCGGTATCGCCGAGGCGGAAATGCTCAAGACCTTCAACAGCGGCATCGGCATGATCCTGGTGGTGGCGGCGGATCGGGCCGAGGCGCTGGCCGGGCTGCTGTCGGCCCAGGGCGAGAGGGTCCATCGCCTTGGCCATGTCGTGCCGGGGCAGGGTGTGCGTTACAGCGGCAAGCTGCGGTGA
- the purN gene encoding phosphoribosylglycinamide formyltransferase, with protein sequence MKRVAILISGGGSNMVKLVESMTGDHPARAVIVGSNDPQAQGLARAAALGVPTFAVDHRGFRGDRAAFEAALLQPLLAARPDILCLAGFMRILTPAFVQQFSGRMLNIHPSLLPKYPGLHTHQRAIDAGDAEAGATVHLVTPELDAGPILGQVRVPIMPGDTAETLAARVLQQEHRLYPAVLRRFAQGERQPLLMDASLKTSSES encoded by the coding sequence GTGAAACGCGTCGCCATCCTGATTTCGGGCGGCGGCTCGAACATGGTCAAGCTGGTCGAATCGATGACTGGCGACCATCCGGCACGGGCTGTCATCGTCGGCTCGAACGATCCGCAGGCGCAGGGCTTGGCGCGGGCGGCGGCGCTGGGTGTGCCGACCTTTGCCGTCGACCACCGCGGCTTTCGCGGCGACCGCGCCGCCTTCGAGGCGGCCTTGCTGCAACCGTTGCTGGCGGCGCGGCCCGACATCCTGTGTCTTGCCGGGTTCATGCGCATCCTGACGCCCGCCTTCGTGCAGCAATTTTCGGGCCGGATGCTGAACATCCATCCCTCGCTGTTGCCCAAGTATCCTGGCCTGCACACTCATCAGCGCGCGATCGATGCCGGCGATGCCGAAGCGGGTGCCACGGTGCATCTGGTGACGCCGGAACTCGACGCCGGCCCGATTCTGGGTCAGGTGCGGGTGCCAATCATGCCCGGCGACACCGCCGAGACCTTGGCCGCGCGCGTGCTGCAGCAGGAACATCGGCTTTATCCCGCGGTGCTGCGCCGGTTTGCGCAAGGCGAGCGGCAGCCGCTGCTGATGGATGCTTCCTTGAAAACTTCTAGTGAATCCTAA
- the ada gene encoding bifunctional DNA-binding transcriptional regulator/O6-methylguanine-DNA methyltransferase Ada has translation MPMTSTLTDPRWTSVLQRDPAADGQFVYSVRSTGVYCRPTCPSRRPNPANVGFYSDAAAAEAAGFRPCRRCHPHGQAPREHMAEMIAAACRMLETAEEIPQLPQLAAYIGLSPSHLQREFRRLTGLTPRQWALARRDQRLREGLHSQPNVTSAIQQAGFSSTSRFYERADQALGMSPQQWRRGGQGSRIRFALGTSSLGEVLVARSDRGICAILLGDDADSLLRELQDRFPKAEMIGGDTGFEKLVAQVVALVERPDQAQSLPLDIRGTAFQRRVWQALSEIPPGTTVSYAELAHRIGAPSASRAVAQACGANALAVAIPCHRVVRQDGGLAGYRWGIARKRELLSRERNTDAQT, from the coding sequence ATGCCGATGACCTCGACCTTGACCGATCCCCGGTGGACCAGCGTGCTGCAACGTGATCCGGCCGCCGACGGACAATTCGTCTATTCGGTGCGCAGCACGGGGGTCTATTGCCGCCCCACATGCCCGTCGCGGCGGCCCAATCCGGCGAATGTCGGCTTTTATTCCGATGCTGCGGCGGCCGAGGCAGCAGGCTTTCGTCCCTGCCGGCGCTGCCATCCCCATGGCCAGGCCCCGCGCGAGCACATGGCCGAGATGATCGCCGCCGCCTGCCGCATGTTGGAGACTGCCGAGGAGATTCCGCAACTTCCCCAGCTTGCCGCATATATCGGGCTAAGCCCTTCGCATCTGCAGCGCGAATTCAGGCGCTTGACAGGGCTGACCCCGCGGCAATGGGCGCTGGCGCGACGCGATCAACGCCTGCGCGAAGGTCTGCACAGTCAACCCAACGTGACAAGCGCCATTCAACAGGCCGGTTTCAGTTCGACCAGCCGCTTTTACGAGCGGGCCGATCAGGCACTGGGCATGTCGCCGCAGCAATGGCGACGCGGCGGACAGGGCAGCCGCATCCGCTTCGCGCTGGGGACAAGTTCCTTGGGCGAGGTGCTTGTTGCGCGCAGCGACCGCGGCATCTGTGCCATCCTTCTGGGGGACGATGCCGACAGCCTGCTGCGCGAATTGCAGGACCGTTTCCCGAAAGCCGAGATGATCGGCGGCGACACCGGCTTCGAGAAGCTGGTGGCTCAGGTGGTGGCACTGGTCGAACGACCCGATCAGGCCCAGTCACTTCCGCTGGACATTCGCGGCACCGCCTTTCAACGCCGGGTGTGGCAGGCGCTGTCCGAAATACCGCCAGGCACGACTGTCAGCTATGCCGAACTGGCGCATCGCATCGGCGCGCCCAGTGCCTCGCGCGCGGTGGCGCAGGCGTGCGGCGCAAATGCATTGGCCGTCGCCATTCCCTGCCACCGCGTCGTGCGGCAGGACGGGGGGTTGGCAGGCTATCGCTGGGGGATAGCCCGCAAACGGGAATTGCTGTCACGTGAAAGGAACACTGACGCGCAGACATGA
- a CDS encoding Bug family tripartite tricarboxylate transporter substrate binding protein, giving the protein MNIKLVRRLLLGVAMALGLAGTARAEYPERQITLVIPFAAGGSTDVVGRIVAERMSRELGQQIVVQNVGGAGGSLGAQQVAKADADGYTILMGTVATHALNPLILKQKPYDPIADFSPVSLLVMVPNVLAVNPELPVRSVQELIDLARKDPAALAYASSGNGTPLHLSGELFKSMAGVDITHIPYKGSGPALTDVLGNQVPIIFDNLPSASGHIASGKLRALGVTTAERATSFPDIPAIAETLPGYETYTWNALFAPAGTPPEVVARLAQAAQASMADPAVAQRMAEFSASIIASSPEELGRHVAAEMEKWQPVVTEANVTLD; this is encoded by the coding sequence ATGAACATCAAACTTGTGCGACGCCTGCTGCTGGGGGTGGCAATGGCCTTGGGCCTGGCCGGAACCGCACGGGCCGAATATCCCGAACGCCAGATCACCCTGGTCATTCCCTTTGCCGCCGGTGGCTCGACAGACGTGGTGGGGCGTATCGTTGCCGAACGGATGAGCCGCGAACTGGGCCAACAGATTGTGGTGCAGAACGTCGGTGGCGCCGGCGGCAGCCTGGGCGCGCAACAGGTGGCCAAGGCTGATGCGGATGGGTATACGATCCTGATGGGGACGGTGGCAACTCATGCACTCAATCCCTTGATCCTGAAGCAAAAACCATATGACCCGATCGCCGATTTCTCGCCGGTTTCGCTGTTGGTGATGGTGCCGAACGTGCTTGCCGTCAATCCGGAACTGCCCGTGAGAAGCGTGCAGGAACTGATCGATCTGGCCAGGAAGGATCCGGCTGCGCTGGCCTATGCCTCGTCGGGCAACGGCACGCCCTTGCATCTTTCGGGCGAACTGTTCAAGTCGATGGCAGGCGTCGACATCACGCATATCCCCTACAAGGGTTCGGGGCCGGCATTGACCGATGTTCTGGGAAATCAGGTTCCGATCATCTTCGACAACCTGCCCTCGGCATCTGGGCATATCGCTTCGGGCAAGCTGCGCGCCCTGGGCGTGACAACGGCAGAACGTGCCACCAGCTTCCCCGACATTCCGGCCATTGCAGAGACGCTTCCGGGATACGAAACCTATACCTGGAACGCCTTGTTCGCACCTGCCGGCACCCCGCCCGAAGTCGTTGCGCGTCTGGCCCAGGCCGCGCAGGCCAGCATGGCTGACCCTGCGGTCGCACAGCGCATGGCCGAGTTTTCCGCCAGCATCATCGCGTCCTCTCCAGAAGAGTTGGGGCGCCATGTTGCGGCAGAAATGGAAAAGTGGCAGCCCGTGGTGACCGAAGCCAACGTCACCCTTGATTGA